The window CTCGGCGGCGACCTGCCACTCCCCGTCGTCGTAGGCGTCGAGCGCGCTCTCGTTCTCCGAGCGGCCGTACTCGAGATGCTCGTGGGCCGCCCGGTAGCGCTCGATCGCGCCGCGGTCGTCCTGGATCGAATCGACCGCCGCCCTGACCGCCTCGACGTCGGGCAACTGGGTCGGCTCGTCGGTCGTCCAGGCGTAGCGGATCACGCCGCGGTCGTCGACGACGAACACCGACCGCTTCGCGAGGCGACTGTGCCCGTGGACGTCCTCTCCGAGGACGCCGTACCGCTCGGCCACCCGGCCGTCGTCGTCACTACCCAAGGGGAACTCAAGGCCGTTCTGTCGCGCGAACTCCCGGTGGCTGAACGCGCTGTCCGTCGAGACGCCGAGGATCGCCACGTCGCGCTGGAGATTGAAGAGGTCGATGTCGCGCAGCGAACATAGCTCCTCCGTACAGGCCGGGCTGAAGTCGGCGGGGTAGAACGCGAGGACGGTGATCCGACCCTCGGCGTACTCGCTGAACGT is drawn from Natronoarchaeum mannanilyticum and contains these coding sequences:
- a CDS encoding redoxin domain-containing protein, yielding MITEGTQAPDFTVPAAIDGDIRELTFSEYAEGRITVLAFYPADFSPACTEELCSLRDIDLFNLQRDVAILGVSTDSAFSHREFARQNGLEFPLGSDDDGRVAERYGVLGEDVHGHSRLAKRSVFVVDDRGVIRYAWTTDEPTQLPDVEAVRAAVDSIQDDRGAIERYRAAHEHLEYGRSENESALDAYDDGEWQVAAEAFGEAEYYFQEAETGFDTARRFAESDNIAQASDRAKQKASHYRQAARWYAAAARRQADGKRVAAEDTAEDAEAALDRARGMEPIPDLYSF